A genome region from Neofelis nebulosa isolate mNeoNeb1 chromosome 14, mNeoNeb1.pri, whole genome shotgun sequence includes the following:
- the LOC131494241 gene encoding solute carrier family 7 member 13-like, whose amino-acid sequence MQLLRSIGFFHGNILLFCVTTGAGIFVSPKGVLKYSSLNIAVSLSIWAACAVLTIISALSLAELGTTFPRSGAPYYFLKRSLGSSVAFLSLWIKFFMYPLGIATQSLIISTYIIQPFYTRCPAPELPKKCLALAILWSLGLLNTRGVLTVAWFQTISVLMKITILCFISLTGIVLLGIGKKENVAKFENSFDAELPGASQIAEALLQGLFAYSGTSILINIAGEIKNPGENIPKALITVLPMVAVVYVLVNISYLAVLTPQEIISADAVAVTWMDKVIPSMQWVISFGISTSIVSNICCTVLSASRLFYTASQEGQLPLIFSMLNNYFSPTVAITQIIILASCLIIASDLINLIKYSGLATWVLRGLYMIGLLKLRYQDPNLPRPYKVRLPFVFGSIAISLFLILTPMIHSPKVEYIYGFIFIFSGLLGYRLHVHLNQRSVCFDKITCYLQLLFNVSPPEDQDERISTGKKHLEEIFL is encoded by the exons atgcaactcCTGAGGTCAATAGGATTTTtccatggaaatattttattattttgtgtcacAACAGGTGCAGGAATCTTTGTGTCTCCTAAAGGGGTATTAAAATACTCTTCACTGAACATAGCTGTCTCCCTGAGTATTTGGGCTGCTTGTGCTGTTCTGACTATCATCAGCGCTCTCAGTCTTGCAGAGCTGGGGACAACCTTCCCTAGAAGTGGAGCGCCTTACTATTTCCTCAAAAGATCTCTTGGATCCTCTGTTGCTTTCCTCAGTCTTTGGATCAAATTTTTTATGTATCCCTTAGGAATAGCTACGCAAAGCTTGATAATATCTACCTATATAATTCAGCCTTTCTATACCAGGTGTCCAGCTCCAGAGCTACCAAAGAAATGTCTAGCTTTGGCTATTTTGTGGTCACTGGGACTTCTAAATACTCGAGGGGTGCTAACAGTGGCTTGGTTTCAAACTATCAGTGTTTTGATGAAAATCACTATCCTCTGCTTCATTTCCCTTACTGGGATTGTACTGTTAGGGATTGGGAAAAAGGAGAATGTGGCCAAGTTTGAGAATTCTTTCGACGCTGAACTTCCTGGTGCCTCACAGATTGCAGAAGCCTTACTCCAAGGATTGTTTGCATATTCTGGTACATCAATCCTGATCAACATAGCAG gagagataaaaaatcctGGTGAGAATATTCCCAAAGCTCTGATTACCGTTCTTCCCATGGTGGCTGTTGTTTACGTATTGGTGAATATATCCTACCTGGCAGTTTTGACCCCTCAGGAAATCATCTCTGCAG atgCTGTTGCTGTCACCTGGATGGATAAAGTAATCCCTTCCATGCAATGGGTCATTTCTTTTGGGATTTCAACTTCAATAGTTAGCAACATATGTTGTACAGTGCTTTCAGCATCGAGGCTGTTCTACACAGCAAGCCAAGAAGGACAACTGCCTTTGATCTTCTCCATGCTTAATAACTACTTCAGTCCAACTGTTGCTATCACCCAGATAATCATCTTAGCTTCTTGTCTTATTATAGCCTCAGATTTaatcaatttaataaaatattcaggatTAGCAACCTGGGTTTTAAGAGGGCTATATATGATAGGTTTACTTAAACTAAGGTACCAGGACCCCAATCTACCCAGACCTTATAAG gtGCGTTTGCCATTTGTATTTGGATCCATAGCTAtatctttgtttctaattttgacACCAATGATTCATTCTCCTAAAGTAGAGTATATCTATgggtttatctttattttcagtgGACTTCTGGGTTACAGGCTTCATGTTCACCTTAATCAACGTTCTGTTTGTTTTGATAAAATCACTtgttatttacaattattatttaatgtttcacCACCTGAAGACCAAGATGAACGtatttcaacaggaaaaaaacatcTTGAAGAAATCTTTTTGTAA